A DNA window from Halomonas zincidurans B6 contains the following coding sequences:
- a CDS encoding Nif3-like dinuclear metal center hexameric protein: MLARDQLIQACDAELHAARFKDYTFNGLQVAGRERVARVMSGVTACQALVDEAVAWGADLLLVHHGYFWKNEPLAITGMKRRRLAALLANDINLLAYHLPLDAHVSLGNNACLAERLGFRVNGCADGELGEGLIWLGEPASAMDTTAMGRHLAAVLNRQPTVISGHAREIRRIAWCTGGAQDMIAQAAEAGAEAFISGEISERTTHMAREMGISYFAAGHHATERYGVQALGEWLGRELGVEHRFVDIDNPA, translated from the coding sequence ATGCTGGCACGCGACCAACTGATACAAGCCTGCGATGCCGAGCTGCATGCGGCGCGGTTCAAGGATTATACCTTCAACGGCTTGCAGGTGGCCGGCCGCGAGCGGGTCGCCAGGGTGATGAGCGGCGTGACCGCTTGCCAGGCGCTGGTTGACGAGGCGGTTGCCTGGGGAGCCGATCTGCTACTGGTGCATCACGGTTATTTCTGGAAGAACGAGCCGCTGGCGATCACCGGCATGAAGCGTCGGCGGCTCGCGGCGCTGCTGGCCAACGATATCAACCTGCTCGCCTATCATCTGCCGCTGGACGCTCACGTCAGCCTGGGCAACAACGCCTGCCTGGCCGAACGGCTGGGCTTTCGGGTCAACGGCTGCGCCGATGGCGAACTGGGCGAAGGCCTGATATGGCTGGGCGAGCCGGCAAGCGCCATGGATACGACGGCCATGGGACGTCATCTGGCGGCGGTATTGAATCGCCAGCCGACGGTGATCAGCGGTCATGCCCGCGAGATTCGCCGTATCGCCTGGTGTACCGGGGGCGCCCAGGACATGATTGCCCAGGCCGCCGAGGCGGGAGCGGAGGCGTTCATTTCCGGCGAGATATCCGAGCGCACAACGCACATGGCCCGCGAGATGGGAATCAGCTATTTCGCGGCCGGCCACCACGCCACCGAGCGTTACGGTGTCCAGGCGCTCGGCGAATGGCTGGGGAGGGAGCTGGGTGTCGAGCACCGTTTCGTGGATATCGATAACCCGGCCTGA
- a CDS encoding S1C family serine protease, with protein sequence MRRFVMPLVWPVISGVLLAVVLLYQFPDLLGTEEPQPPANSTAPSEPTASEAPGVAAPRASNATATPRPAPKLQEAVPLARLSGTTSYASAVAKAAPAVVNVYSSRVVEREQNPLMSDPFFRQFFRDDTPRRQRLLSSLGSGVIVSAEGYILTNQHVIRGADQIQVALRDGRETLAQLVGTDPESDLAVLKIGLDGLPVIRLADSEKIAVGDISLAIGNPFGVGQTVTMGIISATGRNQLGLSTYEDFIQTDAAINPGNSGGALVNAQGALVGINTAIFSRSGGSQGIGFAIPTNLARDILSQIITNGRVIRGWLGIEVQEVTANLASSFGLNAIQGVVVANVVPGGPGAEAGLQPGDVMTAIDGKPIIDPRVAMADIAEIAPGTRLPVTYIRGGKRYTVEVVVDERPRPQQA encoded by the coding sequence ATGCGTCGCTTCGTGATGCCCCTTGTCTGGCCTGTCATCAGTGGTGTGTTGCTGGCCGTCGTCCTGCTTTACCAGTTTCCCGATCTGCTGGGCACCGAAGAGCCCCAGCCGCCGGCCAATTCCACGGCCCCGAGCGAGCCGACAGCCAGCGAAGCTCCGGGCGTCGCGGCACCCCGGGCAAGCAACGCCACGGCCACCCCGCGCCCGGCGCCGAAATTGCAGGAGGCCGTGCCGCTCGCACGCCTCAGCGGCACGACCAGCTACGCCAGCGCGGTCGCCAAGGCGGCCCCGGCAGTGGTCAACGTCTATTCCTCGCGGGTCGTCGAGCGCGAACAGAATCCGCTGATGTCCGACCCCTTCTTCCGCCAGTTCTTCCGCGACGACACGCCGCGCCGACAACGCCTGCTCTCGAGCCTGGGCTCAGGGGTGATCGTCAGTGCCGAGGGCTACATCCTCACCAATCAGCATGTCATTCGCGGCGCCGATCAAATTCAGGTCGCCCTGCGCGACGGCCGCGAGACGCTTGCCCAGCTGGTCGGCACCGACCCCGAGAGCGATCTCGCCGTGCTCAAGATCGGCCTCGACGGGCTGCCGGTGATTCGGCTTGCCGATTCGGAGAAAATCGCCGTCGGCGATATCAGCCTGGCGATCGGCAACCCCTTCGGCGTCGGTCAGACCGTGACCATGGGCATCATCAGCGCCACCGGTCGTAATCAACTGGGGCTGTCCACCTATGAAGATTTCATTCAGACCGATGCCGCGATCAACCCCGGTAACTCGGGAGGGGCACTGGTCAACGCGCAGGGTGCGCTGGTGGGCATCAATACCGCGATCTTCTCGCGCTCCGGCGGCTCGCAGGGCATTGGCTTCGCTATCCCTACCAATCTGGCGCGCGACATCCTCAGCCAGATCATCACCAACGGCCGAGTCATTCGTGGCTGGCTGGGCATCGAGGTACAGGAGGTCACCGCCAATCTGGCCTCATCGTTCGGGCTCAATGCCATCCAGGGGGTCGTCGTCGCCAATGTGGTACCGGGCGGGCCCGGCGCCGAGGCCGGCCTGCAACCCGGCGACGTGATGACCGCCATCGACGGCAAGCCGATCATCGACCCGCGCGTGGCGATGGCCGATATTGCCGAGATCGCGCCCGGCACGCGGCTGCCGGTCACCTACATTCGCGGTGGCAAGCGCTATACCGTGGAAGTCGTGGTCGACGAACGGCCGCGTCCGCAGCAAGCCTGA
- the sspA gene encoding stringent starvation protein SspA, whose amino-acid sequence MGVVAKRSSMTFYSGSDDHYSHRVRIVLAEKGVAVDIIEVGDENRPEELADLNPYNSVPTLLDRDLVLYESKVMMEYLDERFPHPPLLPVYPVARAQSRLWMHRIEREWCPLVEEILSGSKKDAERARKELRESLVGISPIFEDMTFFMSEEFSLVDCCLAPLLWRLPALNIELPEKQVKPLIGYMERLFARDAFKASLTETEREMRT is encoded by the coding sequence ATGGGTGTAGTGGCCAAGCGGTCGTCGATGACCTTCTATTCCGGCAGCGATGATCATTACAGCCATCGCGTACGTATCGTGCTGGCGGAGAAAGGGGTCGCCGTGGACATTATCGAAGTCGGTGACGAGAACCGCCCCGAGGAGCTGGCGGATCTCAACCCTTACAACAGCGTGCCGACGCTTTTGGATCGCGATCTGGTGCTCTATGAGTCCAAGGTGATGATGGAGTATCTCGACGAGCGGTTCCCGCATCCGCCGCTGTTGCCGGTGTATCCGGTGGCCCGCGCCCAGAGCCGCCTGTGGATGCATCGCATCGAGCGGGAGTGGTGCCCGCTGGTCGAGGAAATCCTCTCGGGCAGCAAGAAGGACGCGGAGCGTGCCCGCAAGGAGCTGCGCGAGAGCCTGGTGGGCATCTCGCCGATCTTCGAGGACATGACGTTTTTCATGAGCGAGGAGTTCTCGTTGGTCGATTGCTGCCTCGCTCCGCTACTATGGCGGCTGCCCGCACTCAACATCGAGCTGCCGGAAAAGCAGGTCAAGCCACTGATCGGTTACATGGAGCGCCTGTTTGCGCGCGATGCGTTCAAGGCCTCGTTGACGGAAACCGAGCGCGAGATGCGCACCTGA
- the hisD gene encoding histidinol dehydrogenase, with translation MADTVTDSATESFKMPRLDTRDEDFGPLLEVLLDWEGVSDAEVQKRVSQIIEDVRTRGDAALVELTRRFDRVEADSVEALTLSPERLEQAFDSLPDAQREALAHAAQRIRSYHRHQKPESWQYREADGTLLGQQITALDRAGIYVPGGKAAYPSSVLMNAIPAHVAGVREIVMVVPTPDGVLNDLVLAAAHVAGVDHVFTIGGAQAIAALAYGTESVPRVDKIVGPGNIYVATAKRAVFGQVGIDMIAGPSEILVVSDGGTDPDWLAMDLFSQAEHDEDAQAILVGWDAAHLDAVEAAIERLLPTLERAPIVRASLRSRGALIRCRDRDEALALVNRIAPEHLELSVADPESWLHEVRHAGAIFMGRYTAEALGDYCAGPNHVLPTSGTARFSSPLGVYDFQKRSSIIHCSAKGAATLGRTASVLARGEALTAHARSAENRIDD, from the coding sequence ATGGCCGATACCGTTACCGACAGTGCCACCGAGAGCTTCAAGATGCCCCGGCTGGATACCCGGGATGAGGATTTTGGTCCGCTGCTCGAGGTCTTGCTCGATTGGGAGGGCGTCTCCGACGCCGAAGTTCAAAAGCGCGTCAGTCAGATCATCGAAGACGTGCGTACGCGCGGCGACGCCGCGCTGGTCGAGCTGACCCGGCGCTTCGATCGCGTCGAGGCGGACAGCGTCGAGGCGCTGACGCTCAGCCCCGAGCGCCTTGAGCAGGCCTTCGATAGCCTCCCCGATGCCCAGCGCGAGGCCCTGGCACACGCGGCACAGCGGATCCGCAGCTATCATCGCCATCAGAAACCCGAATCCTGGCAATACCGCGAAGCCGACGGCACGCTGCTGGGCCAGCAGATCACCGCGCTCGACCGGGCCGGCATCTATGTGCCCGGCGGCAAGGCGGCCTATCCCTCATCGGTGTTGATGAACGCGATCCCGGCGCATGTCGCCGGCGTGCGCGAGATCGTCATGGTGGTGCCCACGCCGGATGGCGTACTCAACGATCTGGTGCTGGCCGCCGCGCACGTGGCGGGGGTCGATCACGTCTTCACCATCGGCGGGGCGCAGGCGATCGCCGCGCTGGCCTACGGCACCGAAAGCGTGCCGCGAGTCGACAAGATCGTCGGGCCCGGCAACATCTACGTGGCGACCGCCAAGCGCGCGGTATTCGGCCAGGTCGGCATCGACATGATCGCCGGCCCTTCGGAGATTCTGGTGGTCAGCGATGGCGGCACCGATCCCGACTGGTTGGCCATGGACCTGTTTTCCCAGGCCGAGCACGACGAGGATGCCCAGGCGATTCTGGTGGGCTGGGACGCGGCGCATCTCGACGCCGTCGAGGCGGCGATCGAGCGATTACTGCCGACGTTGGAGCGCGCGCCGATCGTGCGCGCCTCGTTGCGCTCGCGTGGCGCGCTGATTCGTTGCCGGGATCGCGACGAGGCGCTGGCGTTGGTCAACCGCATCGCCCCCGAGCATCTGGAATTGTCGGTGGCCGATCCCGAGTCCTGGCTGCACGAGGTGCGTCACGCCGGGGCAATCTTCATGGGCCGCTATACGGCCGAGGCGCTGGGCGATTACTGCGCGGGGCCCAACCATGTGCTGCCGACCTCGGGAACGGCGCGCTTCTCGTCGCCGTTGGGGGTTTACGACTTCCAGAAGCGTTCTTCGATCATCCACTGTTCCGCCAAGGGCGCGGCGACACTTGGCCGCACCGCCTCGGTGCTGGCGCGGGGCGAAGCACTTACCGCCCATGCGCGCTCGGCGGAGAATCGCATCGACGACTGA
- the zapE gene encoding cell division protein ZapE, with protein sequence MCTITPTSASANAGTALAPLARYRSDLKRAGFEYDAAQERAVEHLQRLYDELISTPRRSLAPMSADGGLKSRMAKLLRRRDDEPEAPPVPDVTGLYFWGGVGRGKTYLVDTFYESLPFPDKMRTHFHRFMQRVHNELEHYKGEKNPLTLIAGKFASEARVICFDEFFVKDITDAMILANLLEALFAKGVVLVTTSNIVPDELYKNGLQRARFIPAIELLKRHCEIVNVDSGVDYRLRALEHVDLFHTPLGAEADERLERSFRELAGGEGEREVPVEINRRVLTARRLHDEVVWFDFAMLCDGPRSQDDYIELAREFHGVLVTNVPKLGRASDDQARRFINMVDEFYDRGVKLLMSAAVPIESLYPEGSLTFEFARTLSRLQEMQSREYLALPHKP encoded by the coding sequence ATGTGCACGATAACCCCTACCTCGGCGAGCGCCAACGCCGGCACCGCGCTTGCGCCATTGGCCCGTTACCGGTCCGATCTAAAGCGCGCGGGCTTCGAGTATGACGCCGCCCAGGAGCGTGCGGTCGAGCATCTTCAGCGACTCTATGACGAGCTGATCAGCACGCCGCGCCGTTCGCTGGCGCCGATGAGTGCCGATGGCGGGCTCAAGTCGCGGATGGCCAAGCTGCTCCGCAGGCGCGATGATGAACCCGAGGCGCCGCCGGTGCCCGATGTCACCGGGCTGTACTTCTGGGGAGGAGTCGGCCGCGGCAAGACCTACCTGGTCGACACCTTCTACGAGTCGCTGCCGTTTCCGGACAAGATGCGCACGCACTTCCATCGCTTCATGCAGCGCGTGCACAACGAGCTTGAGCACTACAAGGGCGAGAAGAACCCGCTGACGCTGATCGCCGGCAAGTTCGCCAGCGAGGCGCGGGTGATCTGCTTCGACGAGTTCTTCGTCAAGGACATCACCGATGCGATGATCCTGGCCAATCTGCTCGAAGCCTTGTTCGCCAAAGGCGTGGTGCTGGTCACGACGTCGAATATCGTCCCCGACGAGCTCTACAAGAACGGCCTGCAGCGGGCGCGTTTCATTCCGGCGATCGAGCTGCTCAAGCGGCATTGCGAAATCGTCAATGTCGATTCGGGCGTGGATTATCGGCTGCGTGCGCTCGAGCACGTCGATCTTTTTCATACGCCGCTCGGCGCCGAGGCCGACGAGCGGCTCGAGCGCAGCTTTCGCGAGCTCGCCGGTGGCGAGGGCGAGCGTGAGGTGCCGGTGGAGATCAACCGTCGCGTCCTCACGGCACGGCGCTTGCACGACGAGGTGGTATGGTTCGATTTCGCGATGCTCTGCGATGGCCCGCGCAGCCAGGATGACTACATCGAGCTGGCCCGCGAGTTTCATGGCGTGCTGGTCACCAACGTTCCCAAGCTGGGGCGGGCCAGCGACGATCAGGCGCGACGCTTCATCAACATGGTCGACGAGTTCTACGACCGTGGCGTCAAGCTGCTGATGTCGGCGGCGGTGCCGATCGAGTCGCTGTATCCCGAGGGTTCGTTGACCTTCGAGTTCGCGCGCACGCTTTCAAGGCTGCAGGAGATGCAGTCGCGGGAGTACCTGGCACTGCCGCACAAACCCTGA
- the hisG gene encoding ATP phosphoribosyltransferase, producing the protein MSKQLILALSKGRILDETLPLLADAGVEPSEDLGKSRKLLFDTNLEGIKLVVIRATDVPTYVQMGAADLGVAGKDVLLEHGAEGLYEPLDLEIARCRLMTAGVTGMQARHARRRVATKFVNIARRYYAEQGIQAEVIKLYGAMELAPLMNLADEIVDIVDTGNTLRANGMEPRELIADISTRLVVNKAAMTMQHERLKPLIERLRQAVEARHAKAPVS; encoded by the coding sequence ATGTCAAAGCAATTGATACTCGCCCTGTCGAAGGGGCGCATTCTCGACGAGACGTTGCCGCTGCTGGCCGATGCCGGGGTGGAGCCGAGCGAGGATCTCGGCAAGAGCCGCAAGCTTTTGTTCGACACCAATCTGGAAGGCATCAAGCTGGTGGTGATCCGCGCTACCGACGTGCCCACCTATGTACAGATGGGCGCCGCCGATCTGGGGGTCGCCGGCAAGGACGTGCTGCTCGAACACGGCGCCGAAGGGCTCTATGAACCGCTCGATCTGGAGATCGCCCGCTGCCGCCTGATGACCGCCGGTGTCACCGGCATGCAGGCACGCCATGCGCGGCGCCGGGTGGCGACCAAGTTCGTCAATATCGCGCGGCGCTACTACGCCGAGCAGGGCATTCAGGCCGAGGTCATCAAGCTCTATGGCGCCATGGAACTGGCGCCGCTGATGAACCTCGCCGACGAGATCGTCGATATCGTCGACACCGGCAACACGCTGCGCGCCAACGGCATGGAGCCGCGCGAGCTGATCGCCGACATCAGCACGCGGCTGGTGGTCAACAAGGCCGCCATGACCATGCAACACGAGCGTCTCAAGCCGCTGATCGAACGCCTGCGCCAGGCCGTCGAGGCGCGCCACGCCAAGGCCCCGGTTTCCTGA
- a CDS encoding YraN family protein: MPSLRPNDARARGARIELAAEAWLQAHGLQPRHRNQHAKGGELDLVMQEGDTLVFIEVRHRADARHGHPLETVTAGKQRRIIMAARFYLQRNGLSCPCRFDVVGVTGTPPQLEYTWVRAAFDAF, from the coding sequence ATGCCCAGCCTACGCCCTAACGACGCCCGTGCCCGCGGCGCACGCATCGAGCTCGCCGCCGAGGCGTGGCTGCAGGCTCATGGCCTGCAGCCACGCCATCGCAACCAGCATGCCAAAGGTGGCGAACTCGACCTGGTCATGCAGGAAGGCGACACGCTGGTATTCATCGAGGTTCGCCATCGCGCCGATGCCCGCCATGGCCATCCGCTGGAAACGGTGACCGCCGGCAAGCAGCGCCGGATCATCATGGCTGCGCGTTTTTATCTCCAACGCAACGGGCTATCATGTCCCTGCCGCTTCGATGTGGTCGGCGTCACCGGCACTCCACCGCAACTGGAGTATACTTGGGTGCGCGCCGCCTTCGACGCGTTTTGA
- the rpsI gene encoding 30S ribosomal protein S9 has protein sequence MSQQYYGTGRRKTSTARVFLKPGTGKITVNNRELGEYFGRVTAQMVVRQPFELTQTGEQFDAYITVAGGGGSAQAGAIRHGITRALLSYNEEFRKPLREAGYVTRDAREVERKKVGLRKARRRPQFSKR, from the coding sequence ATGTCACAGCAGTACTACGGTACCGGGCGCCGCAAGACTTCCACGGCCCGCGTATTCCTCAAGCCGGGCACCGGCAAGATCACCGTCAACAATCGCGAACTCGGCGAGTACTTCGGTCGTGTCACCGCGCAGATGGTGGTTCGTCAGCCGTTCGAACTGACCCAGACCGGCGAGCAGTTCGATGCCTACATCACCGTTGCCGGCGGTGGCGGTTCCGCCCAGGCGGGCGCCATTCGTCACGGCATCACCCGGGCATTGCTCTCGTACAATGAAGAGTTCCGCAAGCCGCTGCGCGAAGCCGGCTACGTGACCCGCGATGCGCGTGAAGTCGAGCGTAAGAAAGTGGGTCTGCGCAAGGCGCGCCGTCGCCCGCAGTTCTCCAAGCGCTGA
- the rplM gene encoding 50S ribosomal protein L13, translated as MKTFSAKPQSVTRDWYVVDAADKTLGRLATEIARRLRGKHKPEYTPHVDTGDYIVVVNAEKVRVTGNKAQAKNYYRHTGYPGGLRSLSFEQMIDHAPERVIEAAVKGMLPKGPLGRAMYTKLKVYAGTQHPHAAQQPLELNI; from the coding sequence ATGAAGACGTTCAGTGCTAAGCCGCAGTCCGTCACGCGCGACTGGTATGTCGTCGATGCCGCGGACAAGACGCTCGGCCGCCTGGCCACCGAGATCGCTCGCCGCTTGCGTGGCAAGCACAAGCCCGAATACACGCCGCATGTCGACACCGGCGATTACATCGTCGTCGTCAATGCGGAAAAGGTTCGCGTGACCGGCAACAAGGCTCAAGCGAAGAATTATTATCGGCACACCGGTTATCCGGGGGGCCTGCGCTCGCTGTCCTTCGAGCAGATGATCGATCACGCCCCCGAGCGGGTCATCGAAGCGGCCGTCAAAGGCATGCTGCCCAAGGGCCCGCTGGGTCGTGCCATGTACACCAAGCTCAAGGTCTACGCCGGTACCCAGCATCCGCATGCCGCGCAGCAGCCGCTAGAACTGAACATCTAA
- a CDS encoding BON domain-containing protein, with translation MNKRILTPALLATFLALGGCSAINSVATPAPQGEDYSARTAGMKVEDETIESKIQDTMTTTDARLDDARVGVNSYNGVVLLFGQVPSQELKDLAGQIAQDTRQVRQVYNELTVAANLPLGQRLKDDWLETSAQTVLAANKDIDTRHLEVIAENATLYLMGTVTRDEAQRVVSEVSGINGVQRIVKIFEYLD, from the coding sequence ATGAACAAACGCATTCTTACCCCGGCCCTGCTGGCCACGTTCCTTGCCCTCGGCGGCTGCTCGGCCATCAACAGCGTGGCCACCCCGGCTCCCCAAGGCGAGGATTACAGCGCCCGCACGGCGGGCATGAAGGTCGAAGATGAAACCATCGAGTCGAAGATCCAGGACACCATGACCACCACCGACGCTCGCCTCGACGATGCGCGGGTCGGGGTCAATAGCTATAATGGGGTCGTCCTGCTGTTCGGCCAGGTACCCAGCCAGGAGCTCAAGGATCTGGCCGGCCAGATCGCCCAGGACACCCGCCAGGTTCGCCAGGTATACAACGAGCTGACGGTGGCGGCCAACCTGCCGCTGGGCCAGCGCTTGAAGGACGACTGGCTGGAAACCAGTGCTCAGACCGTGTTGGCGGCCAACAAAGACATCGATACCCGCCATCTCGAAGTGATCGCCGAGAATGCCACTCTGTACCTGATGGGAACGGTGACACGTGATGAAGCTCAGCGCGTCGTCAGTGAGGTCTCGGGTATCAATGGCGTCCAGCGCATCGTCAAGATCTTCGAGTACCTCGACTGA
- a CDS encoding YhcB family protein codes for MYQGNIDWILAIASLLAGVGIGALGYHLLNANVARNQKTRQRLAETELELSQMKGVLNDHFARAADLVTSIQRQSHELEQQLAQGADQLCDDLQIKRRLSGQGEEETPSDGDAPAPRDYADDGRGTLAEDFGLRQREQTADPATPLRY; via the coding sequence GTGTATCAAGGCAACATCGATTGGATCCTGGCAATCGCCAGTCTGTTGGCGGGTGTCGGCATCGGCGCCCTGGGCTATCACCTGCTCAACGCCAATGTCGCGCGCAACCAGAAAACCCGCCAGCGATTGGCCGAGACCGAACTCGAGCTGAGCCAGATGAAGGGCGTGCTCAACGATCACTTCGCCCGCGCGGCGGACCTGGTAACCAGCATTCAGCGCCAGAGTCACGAGCTCGAACAACAGCTCGCCCAGGGCGCCGACCAACTGTGCGACGACCTGCAGATCAAGCGCCGCCTGAGTGGTCAGGGCGAGGAGGAGACGCCCAGCGATGGCGACGCGCCTGCCCCGCGCGACTATGCCGACGATGGCCGAGGCACGCTGGCCGAGGACTTCGGCCTGCGTCAGCGCGAGCAAACGGCCGATCCCGCAACTCCGCTGCGCTACTGA
- a CDS encoding phosphoheptose isomerase, with amino-acid sequence MDFQARILDHFNASIDTKTYASEVLPPFIEVASQMMVQCLVNEGKILACGNGGSAGDSQHFSAELLNRFERERPSLPAVALTTDTSTLTSIANDYSYNEVFSKQIRALGQSGDILLAISTSGNSANVVQAIQAAHDRGMAVVALTGRDGGDMASLLGQDDCEIRVPATSTARIQEVHLLTIHCLCDLIDEQLFGSSE; translated from the coding sequence ATGGATTTCCAAGCACGCATTCTCGACCACTTCAACGCCAGCATCGACACCAAGACCTATGCCAGCGAGGTGCTGCCTCCCTTCATCGAGGTCGCCAGTCAGATGATGGTTCAGTGTCTGGTCAACGAAGGCAAGATACTCGCCTGCGGCAACGGGGGTAGCGCCGGGGATAGCCAGCACTTCTCCGCGGAACTGCTCAACCGTTTCGAGCGCGAGCGGCCCAGCCTTCCCGCAGTCGCACTGACCACCGACACCTCGACGCTGACGTCGATCGCCAACGATTACAGCTACAACGAGGTCTTCTCGAAGCAGATTCGTGCACTCGGTCAGTCCGGCGACATTCTCCTGGCGATCTCGACCAGCGGCAATTCGGCCAATGTCGTGCAAGCGATCCAGGCTGCCCATGATCGGGGCATGGCGGTCGTCGCGCTGACCGGCCGTGACGGTGGCGACATGGCCTCGCTGCTGGGTCAGGACGATTGCGAGATACGCGTGCCCGCCACCTCGACCGCACGGATACAGGAGGTCCACTTGCTGACCATTCACTGTCTGTGCGACCTGATCGACGAACAACTTTTCGGCAGTAGCGAGTGA
- the murA gene encoding UDP-N-acetylglucosamine 1-carboxyvinyltransferase: MDKLIITGNGPLNGEVWASGAKNSALPILAATLLADEPVIIGNLPHLQDITTTLELLAHMGVEPVMGEKMSIQLDGSQVRECHAPYELVKKMRASILVLGPLLAHFGQADVSLPGGCAIGTRPVDLHIRGLEAMGADITVEGGYIRARVDGRLKGATVIFDTVTVTGTENLLMAAALAEGTTVLENAAREPEVVDLAACLIAMGAKIRGQGSDTITVEGVERLHGCHYDVMPDRIETGTFLVAAAASGGCVRVRNTRADILDAVLAKLEEAGAMVRHADDWIELDMQGRRPRAVNVRTAPYPAFPTDMQAQFMALNCIADGTGRVVETIFENRFMHVQELKRMGAEIAIEGNTAIVTGVRRLSGAPVMATDLRASASLVVAAMIAEGETLVDRIYHIDRGYECIEEKLQSLGAKIRRVPGH, translated from the coding sequence ATGGACAAGCTGATCATCACCGGTAACGGCCCGCTCAACGGCGAGGTCTGGGCGAGCGGGGCGAAGAATTCCGCGCTGCCGATCCTGGCCGCCACGCTGCTCGCCGACGAGCCCGTCATCATCGGCAACCTGCCGCACCTTCAGGACATCACCACCACGCTGGAATTGCTCGCGCATATGGGCGTCGAGCCGGTGATGGGCGAGAAAATGAGCATCCAGCTCGACGGCTCCCAGGTCCGCGAGTGCCACGCGCCCTATGAGCTGGTCAAGAAGATGCGCGCCTCGATCCTGGTGCTGGGGCCGTTGCTGGCGCATTTCGGCCAGGCCGACGTGTCGTTGCCCGGCGGTTGCGCGATCGGCACCCGGCCGGTCGACCTGCATATTCGCGGTCTGGAAGCCATGGGCGCCGACATCACGGTGGAGGGCGGCTATATCCGGGCCCGCGTCGATGGTCGCCTCAAGGGCGCGACGGTCATCTTCGACACCGTCACCGTCACCGGCACCGAGAACCTGCTGATGGCGGCGGCGCTTGCCGAGGGCACCACCGTGCTGGAGAACGCCGCCCGCGAACCGGAAGTGGTCGACCTGGCCGCGTGCCTGATCGCGATGGGGGCGAAGATCCGCGGCCAGGGCAGCGATACCATCACCGTCGAAGGGGTCGAGCGCTTGCACGGCTGCCACTACGACGTGATGCCCGATCGCATCGAGACCGGCACCTTTCTGGTCGCCGCGGCGGCCTCGGGGGGCTGCGTCCGAGTGCGCAATACCCGCGCCGACATCCTCGACGCGGTGCTCGCCAAGCTGGAAGAGGCGGGGGCGATGGTCCGCCACGCCGACGATTGGATCGAACTCGACATGCAGGGGCGCCGCCCGCGTGCGGTCAACGTCAGAACCGCGCCGTACCCGGCGTTTCCCACCGACATGCAGGCCCAGTTCATGGCCTTGAACTGCATCGCCGACGGCACCGGCCGCGTCGTCGAGACGATCTTCGAGAACCGCTTCATGCACGTGCAGGAGCTCAAGCGCATGGGCGCCGAGATCGCCATCGAAGGCAACACCGCGATCGTGACCGGGGTCCGGCGGCTTTCCGGTGCGCCGGTTATGGCCACCGATCTGCGGGCTTCGGCCAGCCTGGTCGTGGCTGCCATGATCGCCGAGGGCGAGACGCTGGTCGATCGCATCTACCACATCGATCGCGGCTACGAGTGCATCGAGGAAAAGCTTCAGTCGCTCGGCGCCAAGATCCGCCGCGTGCCCGGTCACTGA